In the genome of Bufo bufo chromosome 9, aBufBuf1.1, whole genome shotgun sequence, the window GACAGAATACAGGCTGCCATAATCAGATGCATAGACAGAATACAGGCTGCTATAATCAGAGGCATAGACAGAATACAGGCTGCCATAATCAGAGGCATAGACAGAATACAGGCTGTTATAATCATAGCCATAGACAGAATACAGGCTGTTATAATCAGAGGCATAGACAGAATACAGGCTGTTATAATCATAGCCATAGACAGAATACAGGCTGCCATAATCATAGCCATAGACAGAATACAGGCTGCCATAATCACAGCAGTAGAAGGATTTGTGTTCCACTCCAGTTCTCTTTTTCTGTTACATACACATCCAGTATTGGGGGCAGGGCGGTGACAACTACTCTGTCGCCCTCATAAAACAGCAGTTGTCACAGATAGTAGATAATTAACACTGATGTTTTCCCCTAGACTCAAATGAAAGCCACGAGTCCAACGAGCGATACGGTAAAGACCTTTTCTAATGCTAAAATGAGGGGCTTTTCCTGGATTGCATACAGCTGGGGGTTTGTTACAGCGTATCAATGCTCTATGAGATAAACACACCTCTACAACCTGCATCTTGTCTGTCTCTGCTGCTCTTCTATCTCTGCTGTCTGTCTCTGCGCTCTGTGTTGTTTTTCTTTGCAATCTCTGCAGTTTTTACCTGCTCTCTAACTTTGCTGTctatctcctctgtctctcttctttcctttctctcttctatctatctgtctctccTATCCCTGCTGTCTGTCTCTCCTATCCCTGCTGTCTGTCTCTTCTATCCCTGCTGTCTGTCTCTTCTATCTCTGCTGTCTGTCTCTTCTATCTCTGCTGTCTATCTCCTCTGTCTCTGCTGTCTGTCTCTTCTATCTCTGCTGTCTGCCTCTTCTATCTCTGCTGTCTGTCTCTTCTATCTCTGCTGTCTTTTTTACCTCTGCTATCTGTCTCTTCTATCCCTGCTGACCGTCTCTTCTATCTCTGCTGTCTGTCTCTTCTATCTCTGCTGTCTTTTTTACCTCTGCTATCTGTCTCTTCTATCTCTGCTGTCTGTCTCTTCTATCTCTGCTGTCTGTCTCTCCTATCCCTGCTGTCTGTCTCTCCTATCCCTGCTGTCTGTCTCTCCTATCCCTGCTGTCTGTCTCTTCTATCTCTGCTGTCTGTCTCTTCTATCTCTGCTGTCTTTTTTACCTCTGCTATCTGTCTCTTCTATCTCTGCTGTCTGTCTCTTCTATCTCTGCTGTCTGTCTCTTCTATCCCTGCTGTCTGTCTCTCCTATCCCTGCTGTCTGTCTCTCCTATCCCTGCTGTCTGTCTCTTCTATCTCTGCTGTCTGTCTCTTCTATCTCTGCTGTCTGTCTCTTCTATCCCTGCTGTCTGCCTCTTCTATCTCTGCTGTCTGTCTCTTCTATCTCTGCTGTCTTTTTTACCTCTGCTATCTGTCTCTTCTATCCCTGCTGACCGTCTCTTCTATCTCTGCTGTCTGTCTCTTCTATCTCTGCTGTCTTTTTTACCTCTGCTATCTGTCTCTTCTATCTCTGCTGTCTGTCTCTTCTATCTCTGCTGTCTGTCTCTCCTATCCCTGCTGTCTGTCTCTCCTATCCCTGCTGTCTGTCTCTCCTATCCCTGCTGTCTGTCTCTTCTATCTCTGCTGTCTGTCTCTTCTATCTCTGCTGTCTTTTTTACCTCTGCTATCTGTCTCTTCTATCTCTGCTGTCTGTCTCTTCTATCTCTGCTGTCTGTCTCTTCTATCCCTGCTGTCTGTCTCTCCTATCCCTGCTGTCTGTCTCTTCTATCCCTGCTGTCTGTCTCTTCTATCTCTGCTGTCTGTCTCTTCTATCTCTGCTGTCTGTCTCTTCTATCCCTGCTGTCTGCCTCTTCTATCTCTGCTGTCTGTCTCTTCTATCTCTGCTGTCTTTTTTACCTCTGCTATCTGTCTCTTCTATCCCTGCTGACCGTCTCTTCTATCTCTGCTGTCTGTCTCTTCTATCTCTGCTGTCTTTTTTACCTCTGCTATCTGTCTCTTCTATCCCTGCTGACCGTCTCTTCTATCTCTGCTGTCTCTTCTATCTCTGCTGTCTTTTCTAtctctgctgtctctttctctcttctCCACATATATACCAATCACCAATGATatatttctgctgcagatttgttTCTTAACTCAAGAAGAGCCAACTCCTTCCTGCCGTCCCAGCACCGGAACGCGCGGATGAACGAGAGGTGAGAGCAAGAAACACGTCTGTACTGAACACGTCCATATAGTGCATGGAGAACGGACACAACAAGACTTATTACCTGGCATTCTATTTTACAAAtgttactccagtcacatccaaagctgcatttatAGTTCTACTGCTACGTGTGCTATACTCTAGTCacattcagagctgcattcataattaTGCTGCTACGTGTGCtatactctagtcacatccagagctgcattcataattctgtTGCTACGTGTGCtatactctagtcacatccagaggtGCATTAATAATTCTGGTGTTACAAAGTGTgctatactccagtcacctccagagctgcatttataatTCTACTGCTACGTGtgctatactccagtcacatccagagctgcattcatatttctgctattacaacatgtgcTATACTCCAGtctcctccagagctgcattcataattctaCAACATAtgctatactccagtcacatccagagcagcattcataattctgctgttacatgtgctatactccagtcacatccagagctgcattcataattctgctgTTACATGTGCTATACTACAGTCACatacagagctgcattcataattctgctgCTACGTGtgctatactccagtcacatccagacctCCATTCATATTtctgctattacaacatgtgcTATACTCCAGtctcctccagagctgcattcataattctaCAACATAtgctatactccagtcacatccagagcagcattcataattctgctgttacatgtgctatactccagtcacatccagagctgccttCACAATTCTGCATCCTCTATTCTTATGTATAAGGAGCCAGACACCTATATTTGCTACTAGCCCCATCTTTTCCGGTTGCTTTCTATTACGTCTCCTGACCCGCTCCATGGACTCTCGAGTGCTTGAGCGCTAACAGGAGATTAGAagtgtgcagctctggatgtgaacaGAGAACTCTTTGCTCACTTTATATAGAGATCTAATCTGTAACATATTGTGGAGCTCATTATGTCATTTCCTTTGGCTGCAGAATCCGTGAGCGCGCCAAGAGTCCCCGCGAGCGCCAGCGTGAGACCTGCGAGGACTACGACCCCTGTGAGCGCTACGCTCTGAGGCACGGCTGGGCTGCTGCTTACAAGCGATACTATGGAAAGCGCATGGgccagaagtgaatggatccatgaGCCCTTCTGTGCATGTGAGGCGATGctggggccccgggcccctgggaTATACTTGGGCGGCTCAGACATTGCTCTGGATCTTTTCTTTCTTTGTGTACATTTTCTGCTCTTTTCACATACAGTTATAtatgtggggtgggggggggggtggggggggtgcagGGCGGTCTCCGGTAGATCCGGGGACGCGATATCCGCGCTCTGATCCGGGGCTGTACGTCTCTTGCTTGGATGGAAAATCTTATTGCCAGAAATAAAAAGCTGCTTTATATAAATGGTGTAACTGGTGAGATGGCGCCGATCCATTATTACGAGCGTTCGCAGGAAAAGTGAGAAACCTGGAACGTTTTACTGGGAACCACATGTGGATTTCACGGAAAGGAAAGATAAACTGGGGAAGGGGTGTTTCCAAAGTAACCGGGGTGCGCGCTAAAAAGTAGTCGCATCCAGACCTGTCCTCACTAACATcataataagggctcatgcacacgaccggatgtattttgcggtccgcaaaaaacggatctgcaaaaaattacgtcatccgcgtgcattccgtattttgcggaacggaacagctggaccctaatagaacagtcctatccttgtccgtaattcggacaataataggacatgttctagttttttgcggaacggaaatacggacatacggaaacgaaatgcacacggagaaacttccggtccgcaaaaaaacggaacggacacagaaagaaaatacgtttgtgtgcatgagccctaagagtgaaTAGATTAGCACCTCTTCAAAAGATCAGCACacactgaaatcctctgtgctgctgggaccctgatccttccactatgtaactctcaccctgtgacctccacaagatcagcgcacTACTCtcttgaaatcctctgtgctgctgggaccctgctccttccactatgtaactctcaccctgtgacctccacaagatcagcgcacTACTCtcttgaaatcctctgtgctgctgggaccctgctccttccactatgtaactctcaccctgtgacctccacaggatcagcgcactcctctcctcaaatcctctgtgctgctggagaccctgctcctccctctatgtaagggctcatgcacacgaccgtgtgctggccgggcccgtgctgtggaccacaaattgcggtccgcaatgcacgggcaccgaccgtggggcagccacatgcggatcgcggacctgttcacttgaatccgcgatccgcatccgacggtccgcactgcaaaaaagtagtgcgtgcactattttttttgctgcggaggcacggccagaaacacaactgaagcactcCAtgatgcttccatggggttccgatccgtgcctccgcaccgcatctccgggtttgcggacccatttaatacATCCACGGcggggcaacggctgtgtgcatgagccctaacatcaGTCTCCGACCTCCAaaaatcagcacactcctctcctgaaatcctctgtgctgctgggagaatCCTGCTCCTTCCAATATGTCATTCTCAGTCTGATAATGGAGGAGTAATAACAACCCTCTAAACTATCTGCAGTATATTGAGACacgtgtcacccagctttcccagaccccTGAAGAGAAGATCTAGCTGTACACTGATATGGAAGGAGCGGCTGtatctcctcatcatcatcaggcAGATTTGTAGTTTAAGAGTctcggaaagctgggtgacaactgtaTGTGACAGAGGCCAtgggggttgtcacccagctttcccagagctgAGAGGCGGCTCTGGACTGTGGATTATCTGAAAATCTTCTGTATATAACGTCCGGTGTTTCTGCTGCAGCGCCTCTTTCTCAGTCTCTTCCAGAAGCTCtgaaggaggaggcagagagcggaTCCCTCCCCTGGAGCGTAATAACCCCCTCCACTATCTGCCATTTATGCGGAGACTTCCAGGGATACAAGGAATAGTCAGGGTATGCACCCTCCTCAAACTACAACTCCTGGTCTGGGcatactaggagttgtagttcactGCGGAGTCATAAATTGCAGATTACTGATACAATGTTTCAGTTTGACTTGAAGTGGATATTAATACAGAATTGTcatcacacagcacacatatACCGTACTTTtcagcctataagacgcacctaggatttttAATGGAGGAAAATAatcaagaaaaatatttttcatcagaccccaaTCCTCATCCGATCCTCAAATCCGACCCCTATTTTTCATCACACCCCAGATCAGACACCAAAATCAGACCCTCAAGctccttcagacctcagatcagaccctcattagCATCAGATCGgatcccatcagcctcagatcggatCCCACCAGCCTCAGATaggaccccatcagcctcagatcagacgcaCACTAGCCTCAGATCTGaccccaatcagcctcagatcagatccccatcagcctcaaatcggACCCCCATCATCCTTAGATCGGACCCTCTTCCGCCTCAACTCAGACCCcatcagtctcagatcagacccccattagcctcaaatcagacccccatcagcctcagatcagaccccatcacctcagatcagacccccatcagcctcagatcagaccccatcacctcagatcagacccccatcagcctcagatctgacccccatctgcctcagatcggacccccatcagcctcagatcaattCCCCAACAGCCTCAAATcgcacccccatcagcctcagatcagaccccatctgttttttttgccttcctctggatcaacttgcaggataacaggccgaactggacggacagatgtcttttttttggccttataaaccA includes:
- the LOC120978868 gene encoding matrix Gla protein, yielding MRSLALLLVVALAIAVAFAYDSNESHESNERYDLFLNSRRANSFLPSQHRNARMNERIRERAKSPRERQRETCEDYDPCERYALRHGWAAAYKRYYGKRMGQK